One window of the Desulfonatronovibrio magnus genome contains the following:
- a CDS encoding ATP-binding protein: MTLPSNKNIQAKRSLTSSLTTNRLILAAAVIWVVVLAASLAWNWNQVNNITMSLAENEARAYFEKDVVYRHWAAMQGGVYVQPTETTPANPYLAYIPGRDVITTTGMELTLVNPAYMTRQVHELGLEQYNMLGNITSLNPLRPENAPDQWESQALLSFEQGADRTSSVETMDGRQYLRFMKPLMTHENCLGCHGHQGYAVGDIYGGISVSVPWEPYLAQSGEQKAGLVAAHALIGVLGLLGLWIGQSLLRGSELQLLESNEKFERNARNLEIKNSELDKARIKAEAATRAKSEFLANMSHEIRTPINGIMGMMQLLQMSELDREQQEFVDLSTKSAKRLTRLLSDILDLSRVEAGKMTTQEDEFSLMELQHSVNDLLKITAGQKGISLNFRMGKALPESVIGDSSRVSQIIFNLVGNAIKYTDHGAVNMDMMLIPPGKNSDIRILFTISDTGIGIPEDKIENLFKPFVQLEGSYTRKYEGAGLGLAIVKRLVDLMGGTINITSQVGEGTSIYVVLPFKLPDGESAPKHHQTKPLLQSEKSLRILLAEDDPTNQYTTQKILEMMGHTVSLAENGQQVLDLLKAQDFDVILMDIRMPVMDGVEATRIIRSSTDPGIKKDIPIIALTAYAMQGDREKYLEAGMNDYLAKPVEMMDLEKAFSRLAE, from the coding sequence ATGACCCTTCCTTCCAACAAGAATATTCAGGCCAAACGCTCTTTGACCTCTTCTTTAACCACAAACCGTCTGATCCTGGCTGCTGCAGTAATCTGGGTAGTTGTACTGGCTGCGTCCCTGGCCTGGAACTGGAACCAAGTGAATAATATAACCATGTCCCTGGCTGAGAATGAAGCCAGGGCATATTTTGAAAAAGATGTTGTCTACCGGCATTGGGCTGCCATGCAAGGTGGAGTATATGTCCAGCCCACTGAAACCACCCCGGCCAACCCCTACCTTGCATATATACCTGGCCGGGATGTGATTACCACTACCGGCATGGAGCTGACCCTTGTCAACCCGGCCTACATGACCCGCCAGGTGCACGAACTGGGCCTTGAGCAGTACAATATGCTGGGGAACATCACCAGCCTCAACCCCCTCCGTCCGGAAAACGCTCCGGACCAATGGGAGAGCCAAGCCCTGCTGTCCTTTGAGCAGGGCGCAGATCGTACTTCTTCAGTTGAAACCATGGATGGCCGCCAATATTTGCGGTTTATGAAGCCACTTATGACACATGAAAACTGTCTTGGCTGTCATGGGCATCAGGGTTATGCAGTAGGTGATATTTATGGCGGAATAAGTGTTTCCGTACCCTGGGAACCTTACCTTGCTCAATCCGGAGAACAGAAAGCAGGGCTTGTTGCTGCTCATGCGCTCATCGGCGTTCTTGGGTTGCTTGGCTTATGGATCGGGCAAAGTCTGCTGAGGGGATCGGAGTTGCAGTTGCTGGAAAGCAATGAAAAATTTGAGCGTAATGCCAGAAATCTTGAGATAAAAAACTCAGAACTCGATAAAGCCCGCATAAAGGCCGAAGCCGCTACCCGAGCCAAGTCTGAATTCCTGGCCAATATGAGCCATGAGATACGAACTCCCATAAATGGCATCATGGGCATGATGCAACTTCTGCAGATGAGTGAACTGGACAGGGAGCAGCAGGAGTTCGTAGACCTGTCTACTAAATCAGCCAAACGCCTGACGAGACTGCTATCCGACATTCTTGATCTGTCCAGAGTTGAAGCAGGAAAAATGACAACCCAGGAAGATGAGTTCAGCCTGATGGAACTGCAGCATTCTGTGAATGACCTGTTAAAGATTACTGCAGGCCAAAAGGGGATTTCCCTGAACTTTAGAATGGGCAAGGCCCTTCCAGAATCAGTAATCGGTGATTCTTCCAGGGTTTCCCAGATCATATTCAACCTGGTGGGCAACGCCATCAAATATACTGATCATGGGGCGGTGAATATGGACATGATGCTCATCCCCCCAGGCAAAAATAGTGATATCCGGATACTGTTCACAATATCAGATACCGGCATTGGCATACCTGAAGACAAGATTGAAAACCTGTTCAAGCCCTTTGTCCAGTTGGAGGGTTCTTATACCCGAAAATATGAAGGAGCAGGCCTTGGCCTGGCCATAGTTAAAAGATTAGTGGACCTCATGGGCGGAACCATCAATATTACCAGTCAGGTAGGGGAAGGAACCAGCATTTATGTTGTTTTACCCTTCAAGTTGCCAGATGGAGAGTCAGCTCCCAAGCATCATCAGACAAAACCTTTACTTCAGTCTGAGAAAAGTCTGCGCATTCTACTGGCTGAAGATGATCCCACAAATCAGTATACCACTCAGAAGATCCTGGAGATGATGGGGCACACTGTTTCCCTTGCTGAAAATGGCCAGCAGGTTCTTGACTTACTTAAAGCCCAGGATTTCGATGTAATCCTGATGGATATTCGCATGCCGGTCATGGACGGAGTCGAGGCTACAAGAATCATCCGCTCATCAACTGATCCGGGGATCAAAAAGGATATCCCCATAATTGCTCTGACTGCCTATGCAATGCAGGGTGACAGAGAAAAATATCTTGAAGCAGGCATGAATGACTACCTGGCCAAGCCGGTTGAGATGATGGATCTGGAGAAAGCGTTTTCAAGGCTTGCAGAATAA
- a CDS encoding type II toxin-antitoxin system RelE/ParE family toxin, with product MIKSFKHKGLEVFYYYGSTRGISPEHADKISRILDRLNAANDIIDMNFPGSYLHKLSGKLKGQYSVRVSGNWRIFFKFIDSDAYVVDYDDYH from the coding sequence ATGATTAAATCCTTTAAGCATAAGGGACTTGAAGTATTTTATTATTATGGATCAACAAGAGGCATTAGTCCCGAGCATGCAGACAAAATATCCAGAATCCTGGATCGACTGAACGCTGCAAATGACATAATTGATATGAACTTCCCAGGGTCCTACCTGCATAAGCTATCAGGAAAACTTAAGGGACAATATTCCGTCCGGGTCTCGGGAAATTGGAGAATATTTTTTAAATTCATAGATAGCGATGCTTATGTCGTTGACTATGATGATTACCATTAA
- a CDS encoding HigA family addiction module antitoxin, with translation MMTMKRQPSHPGYILKKDYLEPLNISITSMSETLGVSRKTLSKILNERGSVTPDMALRLSRALSTTPGLWLNLQKSYDLWRAEHLSSDWKDV, from the coding sequence ATGATGACAATGAAAAGACAGCCATCCCATCCCGGATATATTCTGAAGAAAGATTATTTGGAACCACTAAACATTTCTATAACCAGCATGTCTGAAACACTTGGCGTATCCAGAAAAACCTTGTCAAAGATATTGAATGAGCGAGGTTCAGTGACTCCTGACATGGCCCTTAGGCTCTCACGAGCCCTAAGCACGACACCAGGCTTGTGGCTCAACCTCCAGAAGAGCTACGATCTTTGGCGTGCAGAACATCTTTCCAGCGACTGGAAAGATGTAC